A genomic region of Jaculus jaculus isolate mJacJac1 chromosome 10, mJacJac1.mat.Y.cur, whole genome shotgun sequence contains the following coding sequences:
- the Tmem202 gene encoding transmembrane protein 202 gives MERNERVLTFHSPKVHKIKGNRKYQRPTLPTENLPNASMPPQEKKQRKDQMYSYIRMLCGSLCGYGLLMFILTSPLNWVQFLVTSNGLELYAGLWTLCHHELCWSHIPKPPFYIQYSRTCFILSTLPILRSLGWLFSSCFPKRENVITNLDLKVSMLSFISATCLFFGLYLFLQQVQWHTRYAMDADFLWPYYLNWLSDILYMCAGILSFLNYSVSRFQVPDKNVTVVPREMPRLGIGPVTPVHLLELKSHSLTRNL, from the exons ATGGAGAGGAACGAACGGGTTTTGACCTTCCACAGTCCTAAAGTCCACAAAATCAAGGGGAACCGGAAATACCAGAGG CCTACTCTTCCCACCGAAAATCTTCCGAACGCCTCGATGCCTCCTCAGGAGAAGAAGCAGCGCAAGGATCAGATGTACTCCTACATCCGGATGCTCTGTGGCAGCCTCTGTGGCTATGGCCTCCTGATGTTCATCCTTACGTCCCCACTGAACTGGGTACAGTTCCTGGTGACCAGCAATGGCCTCGAGCTCTATGCAGGACTCTGGACTTTATGCCACCATGAGCTGTGCTGGAGCCACATACCCAAGCCACCCT TTTATATCCAATATTCCAGGACCTGCTTCATCCTCTCCACCCTTCCCATACTCAGAAGCCTTGGCTGGCTCTTTAGCTCTTGCTTTCCTAAAAGAGAAAACGTGATCACCAACTTGGATCTGAAGGTATCCATGCTCAGCTTCATCTCAG CCACCTGCTTGTTCTTCGGCCTCTACCTGTTTCTGCAACAGGTTCAATGGCATACTAGGTACGCCATGGACGCGGATTTCCTATGGCCCTATTATCTTAACTGGTTGAGTGACATCTTATACATGTGTGCTG GGATTCTCTCTTTTCTCAACTACTCAGTGTCCAGATTTCAGGTCCCTGATAAAAATGTCACTGTGGTGCCAAGGGAAATGCCAAGGCTGGGGATTGGTCCAGTGACACCAGTACACTTGCTGGAGCTGAAGAGTCATAGCCTGACCCGGAACCTGTAA